A part of Thalassophryne amazonica chromosome 3, fThaAma1.1, whole genome shotgun sequence genomic DNA contains:
- the tespa1 gene encoding protein ITPRID2 isoform X1 encodes MRSREMASPSSQVKRRAWIRSSRHWPTLEELNPEEAPCNLASVSVADDDVFSDGCFTGKIENWLLGCGLETCSENSGQRNVEALFKASCSLDDDISLGADASALHSGDITSKVGSHQELCLPSLNMGHSMTSSCLSASTCKTTSNVSEILQFCSEDAEETLYHLGFGSDEPQVTVRIPPRFFTFPSQAQGINFRLFLDSQIRRIREEDPSLSLASRFRQVQVLTAMANAFYSLYSHVSRTPLQKLDTPQFTFSSSPVERFERFRSTIRSEPRSPVDRLKDTVSKMCLYTGSPRGSDSTSPQCSPRRRCSLPDVVETVMKKVRADVSKRLDVEECNRSTSDVKFIRDGDNPSLIWEQQPQQTTVDINIPQNRNKICLEKVQDNKQTRYDDAGENRAELVDLDSLSHNVRTSPASLLGEALLETHHQSLPLLDVECCLNQNGTKSTALKPVAKVTYEIICPKITESVQHVPFCCQQTREPSRLSAIFSERQTSAERSCPRSERPQMQSQTVSSLSGADKDSSRSPANDIISSDSSRSLTVMLPDGGHAHYCITVTGSEKYEAFPCSLNSSTVQTCEESLSKGPFLNPLTHQDLRNTSLQQVNSFELEEVHSAGEEDFGKSEGINSTSLGPSNLKYKGTVVRGDSMQSDSSGYADEEVNPYSDTQSR; translated from the exons atgagaagcagggaaaTGGCGAGCCCATCATCCCAGGTGAAGCGTCGAGCCTGGATTCGGAGCAGCAGACATTGGCCCACCTTGGAGGAACTGAACCCTGAGGAGGCGCCTTGCAACCTTGCATCTGTTTCTGTAGCAGATGACGATGTATTTTCAGATG GATGCTTCACAGGAAAGATTGAGAACTGGCTCCTGGGCTGTGG ATTGGAGACCTGCTCTGAGAACTCTGGTCAGCGTAATGTTG AGGCTTTGTTTAAAGCCAGCTGCAGTCTCGATGATGACATCAGTCTTGGTGCTGATG CCTCAGCATTACACAGTGGAGACATTACATCGAAAGTCGG AAGTCATCAGGAACTATGCCTGCCTTCACTCAACATGGGTCATAGCATGACCTCCAGCTGCCTCTCTGCCTCCACCTGCAAAACTACATCAAA TGTGTCTGAGATCCTGCAGTTTTGTTCAGAGGATGCAGAAGAGACTTTGTATCACTTGGGCTTTGGCAGCGATGAGCCACAGGTCACTGTACGCATCCCACCACGCTTCTTCACCTTCCCCTCCCAGGCACAGGGCATCAACTTCCGCCTCTTTCTGGACTCACAGATACGGAGGATACGAGAGGAGGACCCCAGCCTCTCTCTTGCCA gtcGATTCAGACAAGTGCAGGTGCTCACAGCAATGGCCAACGCTTTCTACTCCCTCTACTCCCATGTGTCTCGCACCCCTCTCCAGAAGCTGGACACACCACAGTTTACCTTCTCGTCCTCTCCGGTGGAGAGGTTTGAACGCTTCAGGAGCACCATTCGCAGTGAACCACGTTCTCCAGTGGACAGGCTGAAGGACACCGTCTCCAAGATGTGTCTCTACACAGGTTCTCCTCGTGGGTCAGACTCTACCTCTCCACAGTGCTCTCCCAGGAGAAGGTGTAGCCTCCCTGATGTTGTGGAGACAGTCATGAAGAAAGTCAGGGCAGATGTTTCCAAGAGGCTGGATGTAGAGGAATGTAATCGGAGCACTTCAGATGTTAAGTTTATCAGGGATGGTGATAATCCCTCTCTGATATGGGAACAGCAGCCACAGCAGACTACGGTGGACATCAATATCCCTCAGAACAGAAACAAAATATGCCTTGAGAAGGTGCAGGACAACAAACAAACGCGTTATGATGATGCTGGTGAAAACAGAGCCGAACTAGTTGACCTTGACAGTCTTTCTCACAATGTGAGAACATCTCCAGCATCATTATTGGGTGAAGCTTTGCTAGAAACACATCACCAGTCACTTCCACTGTTAGACGTAGAGTGTTGTTTGAATCAAAACGGCACAAAGTCAACTGCTCTGAAACCTGTTGCCAAGGTTACATATGAGATAATCTGTCCAAAGATAACGGAGAGCGTACAGCATGTGCCTTTTTGTTGTCAGCAGACACGTGAACCAAGCCGTTTATCGGCTATCTTCTCAGAGAGACAAACCAGCGCAGAGAGATCGTGTCCTAGATCGGAGAGACCCCAAATGCAATCTCAGACTGTGAGTTCTCTCTCAGGCGCTGACAAGGACTCGTCCAGAAGTCCTGCTAATGATATCATTTCAAGTGACTCTTCAAGGTCACTCACCGTTATGCTTCCTGATGGTGGCCACGCCCATTACTGCATCACCGTGACCGGCTCAGAGAAGTACGAGGCCTTTCCGTGTTCCCTGAACTCCTCAACTGTCCAGACTTGTGAGGAATCATTGAGCAAAGGTCCGTTTTTGAACCCACTGACCCACCAGGACCTCAGGAACACATCTCTACAACAGGTTAACTCCTTTGAGCTGGAGGAG GTGCACAGTGCTGGAGAGGAAGATTTTGGGAAGTCAGAAGGTATAAATTCAACGTCGCTCGGTCCCAGCAACCTTAAGTACAAAG GCACAGTGGTCCGAGGTGACAGCATGCAGTCAGACAGCAGCGGATACGCAGATGAAGAAGTCAACCCCTATTCAGACACACAAAGCAGATGA
- the LOC117506625 gene encoding RISC-loading complex subunit tarbp2 encodes MNDETASDSWTRNSGCSSIEQMLAVNPGKTPISLLQEYGTRIGKTPVYDLLKAEGQAHQPNFTFRVSVGEINCTGQGPSKKAAKHKAAEAALKMLKGGLGGPTGAGVEVDGLIEVDVPADGDGSSSEMKPTGSSQQSECNPVGALQELVVQKGWRLPEYTVTQESGPAHRKEFTMTCRVERFVEIGSGTSKKLAKRNAAAKMLLRIHDVPVDLRASNDADTEDDTFTSHMGSRAESGKSKGSCTWDSLRNSAGEKILQLRSHPLGMPSDSNFCSLLSDLSAEQRFDVSYLDLQERSLSGLCQCLVELSTQPITVCHGCATSTDAARASAAHNALQYLKIMAGGK; translated from the exons ATGAACGACGAGACAGCATCGGACAGCTGGACGAGAAACTCCGGGTGCTCCAG TATTGAGCAAATGCTGGCTGTGAATCCCGGAAAGACGCCCATCAgtctgctgcaggagtatggaacgCGGATAGGCAAGACCCCAGTGTATGACCTGCTGAAGGCAGAGGGACAGGCCCACCAGCCCAACTTCACTTTCCGTGTCTCTGTCGGAGAGATCAACTGCACCGGCCAAGGGCCCAGCAAGAAGGCAGCCAAGCACAAAGCAGCCGAGGCTGCTCTGAAGATGCTCAAGGGAGGCCTTGGAGGTCCTACTGGAGCTGGTGTTGAAGTAGACGGGCTTATTGAGGTTGATGTGCCTGCTGATGGAGACGG CTCTTCATCAGAGATGAAACCGACAGGAAGTTCCCAGCAGTCAGAATGTAACCCTGTGGGAGCTCTGCAG GAATTGGTGGTGCAGAAAGGCTGGCGCTTGCCAGAGTACACGGTCACCCAGGAGTCCGGTCCAGCACACCGCAAAGAGTTTACCATGACCTGCAGAGTAGAGAGATTTGTAGAAATAG GAAGTGGTACTTCCAAGAAGCTTGCCAAGAGAAACGCAGCAGCAAAGATGTTATTGCGGATACATGATGTCCCCGTAGACCTGAGGGCCAGTAACGATGCTGACACAGAAGATGACACATTTACATCG CACATGGGAAGTAGAGCTGAGTCAGGCAAAAGTAAAGGGAGTTGCACGTGGGACTCTCTGCGCAACTCTGCTGGAGAGAAGATCCTACAGCTCCGCAGCCACCCGCTGGGCATGCCTTCCGACTCCAACTTCTGCTCTTTATTGAGCGACCTGTCCGCCGAACAGCGCTTTGATGTCAGCTACTTGGACCTGC AGGAGCGAAGTCTGAGTGGACTGTGCCAGTGTCTAGTGGAGTTGTCTacacagccaatcacagtgtgCCACGGCTGTGCTACAAGCACAGACGCCGCTCGAGCCAGCGcagcccataatgcactgcagtacCTCAAAATCATGGCCGGAGGGAAGTGA
- the tespa1 gene encoding protein ITPRID2 isoform X2 translates to MRSREMASPSSQVKRRAWIRSSRHWPTLEELNPEEAPCNLASVSVADDDVFSDGCFTGKIENWLLGCGLETCSENSGQRNVEALFKASCSLDDDISLGADASALHSGDITSKVGHQELCLPSLNMGHSMTSSCLSASTCKTTSNVSEILQFCSEDAEETLYHLGFGSDEPQVTVRIPPRFFTFPSQAQGINFRLFLDSQIRRIREEDPSLSLASRFRQVQVLTAMANAFYSLYSHVSRTPLQKLDTPQFTFSSSPVERFERFRSTIRSEPRSPVDRLKDTVSKMCLYTGSPRGSDSTSPQCSPRRRCSLPDVVETVMKKVRADVSKRLDVEECNRSTSDVKFIRDGDNPSLIWEQQPQQTTVDINIPQNRNKICLEKVQDNKQTRYDDAGENRAELVDLDSLSHNVRTSPASLLGEALLETHHQSLPLLDVECCLNQNGTKSTALKPVAKVTYEIICPKITESVQHVPFCCQQTREPSRLSAIFSERQTSAERSCPRSERPQMQSQTVSSLSGADKDSSRSPANDIISSDSSRSLTVMLPDGGHAHYCITVTGSEKYEAFPCSLNSSTVQTCEESLSKGPFLNPLTHQDLRNTSLQQVNSFELEEVHSAGEEDFGKSEGINSTSLGPSNLKYKGTVVRGDSMQSDSSGYADEEVNPYSDTQSR, encoded by the exons atgagaagcagggaaaTGGCGAGCCCATCATCCCAGGTGAAGCGTCGAGCCTGGATTCGGAGCAGCAGACATTGGCCCACCTTGGAGGAACTGAACCCTGAGGAGGCGCCTTGCAACCTTGCATCTGTTTCTGTAGCAGATGACGATGTATTTTCAGATG GATGCTTCACAGGAAAGATTGAGAACTGGCTCCTGGGCTGTGG ATTGGAGACCTGCTCTGAGAACTCTGGTCAGCGTAATGTTG AGGCTTTGTTTAAAGCCAGCTGCAGTCTCGATGATGACATCAGTCTTGGTGCTGATG CCTCAGCATTACACAGTGGAGACATTACATCGAAAGTCGG TCATCAGGAACTATGCCTGCCTTCACTCAACATGGGTCATAGCATGACCTCCAGCTGCCTCTCTGCCTCCACCTGCAAAACTACATCAAA TGTGTCTGAGATCCTGCAGTTTTGTTCAGAGGATGCAGAAGAGACTTTGTATCACTTGGGCTTTGGCAGCGATGAGCCACAGGTCACTGTACGCATCCCACCACGCTTCTTCACCTTCCCCTCCCAGGCACAGGGCATCAACTTCCGCCTCTTTCTGGACTCACAGATACGGAGGATACGAGAGGAGGACCCCAGCCTCTCTCTTGCCA gtcGATTCAGACAAGTGCAGGTGCTCACAGCAATGGCCAACGCTTTCTACTCCCTCTACTCCCATGTGTCTCGCACCCCTCTCCAGAAGCTGGACACACCACAGTTTACCTTCTCGTCCTCTCCGGTGGAGAGGTTTGAACGCTTCAGGAGCACCATTCGCAGTGAACCACGTTCTCCAGTGGACAGGCTGAAGGACACCGTCTCCAAGATGTGTCTCTACACAGGTTCTCCTCGTGGGTCAGACTCTACCTCTCCACAGTGCTCTCCCAGGAGAAGGTGTAGCCTCCCTGATGTTGTGGAGACAGTCATGAAGAAAGTCAGGGCAGATGTTTCCAAGAGGCTGGATGTAGAGGAATGTAATCGGAGCACTTCAGATGTTAAGTTTATCAGGGATGGTGATAATCCCTCTCTGATATGGGAACAGCAGCCACAGCAGACTACGGTGGACATCAATATCCCTCAGAACAGAAACAAAATATGCCTTGAGAAGGTGCAGGACAACAAACAAACGCGTTATGATGATGCTGGTGAAAACAGAGCCGAACTAGTTGACCTTGACAGTCTTTCTCACAATGTGAGAACATCTCCAGCATCATTATTGGGTGAAGCTTTGCTAGAAACACATCACCAGTCACTTCCACTGTTAGACGTAGAGTGTTGTTTGAATCAAAACGGCACAAAGTCAACTGCTCTGAAACCTGTTGCCAAGGTTACATATGAGATAATCTGTCCAAAGATAACGGAGAGCGTACAGCATGTGCCTTTTTGTTGTCAGCAGACACGTGAACCAAGCCGTTTATCGGCTATCTTCTCAGAGAGACAAACCAGCGCAGAGAGATCGTGTCCTAGATCGGAGAGACCCCAAATGCAATCTCAGACTGTGAGTTCTCTCTCAGGCGCTGACAAGGACTCGTCCAGAAGTCCTGCTAATGATATCATTTCAAGTGACTCTTCAAGGTCACTCACCGTTATGCTTCCTGATGGTGGCCACGCCCATTACTGCATCACCGTGACCGGCTCAGAGAAGTACGAGGCCTTTCCGTGTTCCCTGAACTCCTCAACTGTCCAGACTTGTGAGGAATCATTGAGCAAAGGTCCGTTTTTGAACCCACTGACCCACCAGGACCTCAGGAACACATCTCTACAACAGGTTAACTCCTTTGAGCTGGAGGAG GTGCACAGTGCTGGAGAGGAAGATTTTGGGAAGTCAGAAGGTATAAATTCAACGTCGCTCGGTCCCAGCAACCTTAAGTACAAAG GCACAGTGGTCCGAGGTGACAGCATGCAGTCAGACAGCAGCGGATACGCAGATGAAGAAGTCAACCCCTATTCAGACACACAAAGCAGATGA